A single window of Vigna unguiculata cultivar IT97K-499-35 chromosome 1, ASM411807v1, whole genome shotgun sequence DNA harbors:
- the LOC114175829 gene encoding apoptotic chromatin condensation inducer in the nucleus: protein MSPKYQTLDNRPINQWKVTELREELRRRRLNTKGLKDDLVKRLDECLRLERESEQDSEEEANGFDDGHVDGEKDSAAVTMDAKVVDATDKESTQTFETAEKGKSDVVEPIETKNEEKFPGVVDEDSNKNDKQGGIAGQVDINNSVSTMDEEVEHEGFPSGVDSGNVVEEAASTHASTVETTITVTESVVTGVVVSGEDTYCAEKNNEFSAAKLENDEESKAQLDGEDTKPQLDSETKPLHEDIVPDSSVPENQVSEVNPSLGSQVKSDSISTDSVSINQKNELKDTIITDNVKLEQDIVKPEMVEEPSSRNDVPVSYDESHAMDVGGRHEKKTSVEENINNVSSPDLNKTNSSDDVGYPEKLNLDRSSGDDSMEEDLPETKQIDSKFNVDELRKKVESIEEPIVKEESRTIAVGDGVSGGKNDTHQDIDISPVAPTEKRKFHEQISVGNNEPAKRQRRWNTETVKGPDPQSTTPRPATTPRDEPIALKRNLSRSDSTATDDTPKERIVPPSQRSPTNSLRIDRFLRPFTLKAVQELLGKTGNVSSFWMDQIKTHCYVTYSSVEEAMETRNAVYNLQWPPNGGRLLVAEYVDPEEVKMKLEPPVQAAPISTAPVVPPVVPTSQPEPSPRLHREQHSVPTMLPPPPPLSKNPPVARDRLPSPPPLPEKVDPPIVTLDDLFRKTISTPRIYYLPLSEEQVTAKLAAQGKSVRQ from the exons ATGTCGCCAAAATATCAGACTCTGGACAATCGTCCAATTAACCAGTGGAAGGTTACGGAGTTGAGAGAGGAGCTGAGGAGGAGGAGGTTAAACACCAAAGGTTTGAAGGATGATTTGGTAAAGCGGTTGGATGAATGCCTTCGTCTTGAAAGGGAGAGTGAGCAGGATTCTGAGGAGGAGGCCAATGGTTTTGATGATGGTCATGTAGACGGGGAAAAAGATTCTGCGGCGGTTACTATGGATGCTAAAGTCGTTGACGCAACTGACAAGGAAAGTACCCAAACATTTGAGACAGCTGAAAAGGGGAAGAGTGATGTAGTTGAACcgattgaaacaaaaaatgagGAAAAGTTTCCGGGGGTTGTGGATGAAGACAGCAATAAGAATGACAAGCAGGGTGGTATTGCTGGCCAAGTTGACATTAATAATAGTGTGTCAACCATGGATGAAGAAGTTGAACACGAGGGCTTTCCCTCCGGTGTAGATTCTGGAAATGTGGTAGAGGAGGCCGCTAGTACTCATGCTTCTACTGTAGAGACCACAATTACAGTCACTGAAAGTGTAGTAACAGGAGTGGTAGTCAGTGGTGAGGATACATACTGTGCAGAAAAGAACAATGAGTTTTCTGCAGCAAAGCTAGAGAATGATGAGGAGTCAAAGGCGCAGCTGGATGGTGAGGATACAAAGCCCCAACTGGATTCTGAGACAAAGCCCCTGCACGAGGATATTGTGCCCGACTCTTCTGTTCCAGAAAACCAGGTATCTGAGGTCAACCCTAGTTTAGGGTCTCAAGTAAAATCTGATTCTATTTCTACTGATTCTGTGTCAATTAATCAAAAGAATGAACTAAAGGATACTATAATTACTGATAATGTCAAATTAGAACAAGATATTGTTAAGCCGGAGATGGTGGAAGAACCATCATCCAGAAATGATGTACCTGTTTCTTATGATGAATCACATGCAATGGATGTTGGAGGGCGGCATGAGAAAAAGACATCTGTTGAAGAAAATATCAATAATGTTTCAAGTCCAGATTTGAATAAGACCAATAGCAGTGATGATGTGGGGTATCCAGAAAAGTTGAATTTAGACAGAAGTTCTGGTGATGATTCCATGGAAGAGGATTTGCCTGAGACTAAGCAAATTGATTCTAAGTTTAATGTTGATGAACTTAGAAAGAAAGTGGAGAGTATTGAAGAGCCTATTGTGAAGGAGGAGAGTAGGACTATAGCGGTGGGAGATGGTGTATCTGGAGGAAAAAATGATACCCACCAAGATATTGACATTAGTCCCGTTGCCCCAACTGAGAAACGAAAATTCCATG AACAAATATCGGTTGGGAACAATGAGCCTGCAAAAAGGCAACGCAGGTGGAACACTGAAACAGTTAAAGGTCCAGATCCACAAAGCACTACTCCCAGGCCTGCTACTACACCTAGAGATGAACCAATTGCTCTGAAACGCAACCTCTCTAGGTCTGATTCCACTGCTACTGATGACACACCTAAAGAGCGCATTG TTCCACCATCACAAAGGTCCCCAACTAATTCCCTCAGGATTGATCGATTCCTCCGTCCATTTACTCTGAAAGCTGTGCAAGAGCTTCTTGGTAAGACTGGGAATGTCAGCAGTTTCTGGATGGACCAAATAAAGACCCATTGCTATGTTACT TACTCATCTGTTGAAGAAGCCATGGAGACACGGAATGCTGTGTATAATTTGCAATGGCCACCAAATGGTGGGCGTCTCTTAGTTGCTGAGTATGTTGATCCTGAAGAAGTGAAAATGAAGTTAGAACCTCCTGTACAGGCTGCCCCCATCAGCACTGCTCCAGTAGTTCCGCCTGTGGTCCCCACATCACAGCCAGAGCCTTCCCCTCGACTGCACAGGGAGCAGCATTCAGTTCCAACTATGCTCCCACCTCCACCACCATTGTCAAAAAACCCACCAGTTGCAAGAGATCGGCTTCCATCACCACCACCTCTTCCTGAGAAAGTCGACCCACCTATTGTCACTCTGGATGATCTCTTCCGCAAAACCATATCAACTCCTCGGATCTACTACTTGCCTTTATCCGAAGAGCAAGTTACTGCAAAACTTGCTGCACAGGGTAAAAGCGTGAGGCAGTAG